In Brassica rapa cultivar Chiifu-401-42 chromosome A06, CAAS_Brap_v3.01, whole genome shotgun sequence, a single window of DNA contains:
- the LOC117126142 gene encoding uncharacterized protein LOC117126142, whose protein sequence is MDSQEEVEWCDKEKSNGNDDDCNWHVRAEGLTGSSYFITKKYAPHHLCAPSKRKGSVRTASAKTIGTLITHMCETAKEGPRSNDIVQYMRSEHGVEISYSLAWDAREYAINKGHTRLMKGILKGDSDSSSSLLASLRGFYAAIRKVIVVDGTFLKSKYKGVLLVATALDGNSNLYPIAFGVVDSENDLAWNWFMRQLNVVIADGHSLAFVSDRNSSIVKAIANVYPQAHHGICIHHLLNNVVTYCSGKGVAGLVAKASKAYRAADFRKLFTAIYSISPEIGNYLIEDDVRKWARCQFSDYRYDINTTNPAELINSALRMPRKFPEGVCVTKQDKTIDPEHFYESPKGTRDSVFLVEAYNENGDLLEKDET, encoded by the exons ATGGATTCACAAGAAGAGGTTGAATGGTGTGACAAAGAGAAAAGCAATGGAAATG ATGATGATTGCAACTGGCATGTTCGTGCAGAGGGCTTAACTGGTTCATCTTATTTTATCACCAAAAAGTATGCACCTCATCATTTATGTGCTCCATCCAAAAGGAAGGGTTCTGTTCGGACAGCTTCAGCAAAAACAATTGGTACTCTGATTACGCATATGTGTGAAACTGCTAAAGAAGGACCGAGATCTAATGACATAGTCCAATATATGCGTTCAGAACATGGAGTTGAGATATCCTATTCTTTGGCATGGGATGCACGTGAGTATGCAATCAACAAA GGTCACACACGTCTTATGAAAGGGATTCTGAAGGGAGATTCAGATTCCTCTTCATCTCTTTTGGCCAGTCTTCGCGGTTTCTATGCTGCAATTCGGAAAGTTATTGTTGTGGATGGGACGTTCTTGAAGAGCAAATATAAAGGGGTATTACTGGTTGCTACTGCATTAGATGGAAACTCGAATTTATATCCTATTGCATTTGGAGTTGTCGACTCAGAGAATGACCTCGCGTGGAACTGGTTTATGAGACAACTTAATGTGGTCATTGCTGACGGGCATAGTTTAGCTTTTGTGTCTGATAGGAATTCCTCGATTGTTAAAGCTATTGCTAACGTGTACCCGCAAGCTCATCACGGAATTTGCATTCACCACTTGCTGAATAATGTTGTAACATATTGTAGTGGGAAAGGTGTGGCTGGTTTGGTTGCAAAGGCTTCTAAAGCTTATCGAGCTGCTGATTTTCGTAAGCTGTTCACTGCTATTTACTCTATTAGTCCTGAAATTGGAAATTATCTCATAGAAGACGATGTGAGGAAGTGGGCTCGTTGTCAATTCTCGGATTACAGGTATGATATCAACACTACTAACCCTGCAGAGTTGATAAATTCTGCTTTGCGTATGCCTAGAAAGTTTCCA GAAGGAGTTTGCGTTACCAAGCAAGATAAGACCATTGATCCAGAGCATTTCTATGAGAGTCCAAAAGGCACTAGAGACTCTGTGTTTCTCGTGGAAGCGTACAATGAAAATGGTGATCTTCTAGAGAAAGATGAGACATAG
- the LOC103874338 gene encoding uncharacterized protein LOC103874338 isoform X2: protein MGSMWWGEEAAKGAKIAVWWDMKECPIPEGYDAGRIRPSLEAAFKERGYSGPVSSITAYGDQTQTPVHILHGLLSTGVSVAHTSSESTNYILYRDIVEWRGQNPPPATMMIISNQVVGDLSWDLARLQQRSQYNLFLAYSKAPCVLSVLSTSSRWLWEKLLGDNNNNRIETRSVQYKLSAMILCCKSCNFDCQSPEKFRKHLSSYKHARQESVYPTYKEVNRVTETWGRNYAAAPEYATAKILVWWNMFDCPIPEGYDARRVRPSLEEAFKKLGYSGPVSITAYGDLNHTPEHLLRGLSSTGVSLAHTILDVTYKRMYSDLLDGQKSNPTPTNIMVISDTDTHQAFSTPLVRLVQKQKHNLFLAYSSRPYKMFVLLPSAEWLWHSLLEVSEKRKHVLQKCSSESESDRGGESSAMLYCKVCCGGQGPDYKSLDNLRTHLSSEEHAHEEYSITSFVQLKMKNRNLSLLAQYDREHRHQWRQVKKSQNIKHIRKAFRTGFLLLLDNHLRRRRARKSQSCRRRGSRRRAQKSPTVW from the exons ATGGGATCGATGTGGTGGGGGGAGGAAGCGGCGAAGGGTGCTAAAATAGCAGTGTGGTGGGATATGAAGGAGTGTCCGATTCCGGAGGGTTACGATGCTGGTCGGATCCGACCGAGTTTAGAAGCGGCGTTCAAGGAACGAGGCTACTCTGGTCCAGTCTCCTCCATCACTGCATACGGGGACCAAACACAAACCCCTGTTCACATCCTGCATGGGCTCTTATCCACTGGAGTGTCTGTAGCACACACCAGCTCCG AAAGCACGAACTACATCTTGTATCGGGATATAGTGGAATGGCGAGGTCAGAATCCACCCCCTGCTACAATGATGATCATATCCAATCAGGTGGTAGGTGACTTGTCTTGGGATCTGGCCCGGCTACAACAACGGTCGCAATACAACCTGTTTCTAGCTTATTCGAAGGCGCCTTGCGTACTCTCAGTCCTGTCAACTTCTTCAAGGTGGTTATGGGAAAAATTACTAGggg ataataataataatagaattGAGACCAGAAGCGTTCAGTATAAATTATCTGCCATGATACTTTGTTGCAAATCGTGCAATTTCGATTGCCAAAGCCCTGAGAAATTCAGGAAGCATCTCTCGAGTTATAAGCATGCACGGCAA GAGTCTGTATACCCTACGTACAAAGAAGTTAACCGTGTTACGGAGACGTGGGGAAGGAACTACGCTGCAGCGCCTGAATATGCGACAGCTAAAATACTGGTGTGGTGGAACATGTTTGACTGTCCTATCCCTGAGGGATATGATGCTCGTCGGGTCCGTCCGAGTTTAGAAGAGGCATTTAAGAAACTAGGCTACTCTGGTCCCGTCTCTATCACTGCCTATGGCGACTTAAACCACACCCCTGAGCACCTCCTCCGAGGGCTCTCTTCCACTGGAGTCAGTCTTGCACATACCATTCTCG ATGTCACGTACAAGCGCATGTATTCAGATTTGCTGGATGGGCAAAAGTCTAATCCTACTCCGACTAATATTATGGTCATATCTGATACAGATACACATCAGGCCTTCTCAACTCCCCTTGTCCGCCTAGTACAAAAGCAGAAGCACAACCTTTTTCTGGCTTATTCATCTAGGCCTTACAAAATGTTTGTCCTGCTCCCTTCTGCCGAGTGGCTCTGGCATAGCTTACTTGAAG TTTCAGAGAAAAGAAAACACGTTCTTCAGAAATGCAGTAGTGAAAGTGAAAGTGATAGGGGTGGTGAATCAAGCGCAATGTTGTATTGCAAAGTGTGCTGTGGTGGCCAAGGTCCTGATTACAAAAGCCTTGACAATTTAAGGACGCATCTCTCTAGTGAAGAACATGCACATGAA GAGTATAGTATTACTTCGTTTGTTCAGTTAAAAATGAAGAATAGGAATCTATCTCTCTTAGCCCAGTACGATCGAGAGCATCGACATCAATGGCGACAG gtaaaaaaatctcaaaacatCAAACATATCAGGAAAGCATTCCGGAcgggttttcttcttcttcttgataatCATTTACGTCGACGTAGAGCTCGAAAATCTCAATCCTGCAGACGTCGTGGCTCTCGACGTAGAGCTCAAAAATCTCCAACCGTGTGGTGA
- the LOC103874338 gene encoding uncharacterized protein LOC103874338 isoform X3, with the protein MGSMWWGEEAAKGAKIAVWWDMKECPIPEGYDAGRIRPSLEAAFKERGYSGPVSSITAYGDQTQTPVHILHGLLSTGVSVAHTSSESTNYILYRDIVEWRGQNPPPATMMIISNQVVGDLSWDLARLQQRSQYNLFLAYSKAPCVLSVLSTSSRWLWEKLLGDNNNNRIETRSVQYKLSAMILCCKSCNFDCQSPEKFRKHLSSYKHARQESVYPTYKEVNRVTETWGRNYAAAPEYATAKILVWWNMFDCPIPEGYDARRVRPSLEEAFKKLGYSGPVSITAYGDLNHTPEHLLRGLSSTGVSLAHTILDVTYKRMYSDLLDGQKSNPTPTNIMVISDTDTHQAFSTPLVRLVQKQKHNLFLAYSSRPYKMFVLLPSAEWLWHSLLEVSEKRKHVLQKCSSESESDRGGESSAMLYCKVCCGGQGPDYKSLDNLRTHLSSEEHAHEEYSITSFVQLKMKNRNLSLLAQYDREHRHQWRQVKKSQNIKHIRKAFRTGFLLLLDNHLRRRRARKSQSCRRRGSRRRAQKSPTVW; encoded by the exons ATGGGATCGATGTGGTGGGGGGAGGAAGCGGCGAAGGGTGCTAAAATAGCAGTGTGGTGGGATATGAAGGAGTGTCCGATTCCGGAGGGTTACGATGCTGGTCGGATCCGACCGAGTTTAGAAGCGGCGTTCAAGGAACGAGGCTACTCTGGTCCAGTCTCCTCCATCACTGCATACGGGGACCAAACACAAACCCCTGTTCACATCCTGCATGGGCTCTTATCCACTGGAGTGTCTGTAGCACACACCAGCTCCG AAAGCACGAACTACATCTTGTATCGGGATATAGTGGAATGGCGAGGTCAGAATCCACCCCCTGCTACAATGATGATCATATCCAATCAGGTGGTAGGTGACTTGTCTTGGGATCTGGCCCGGCTACAACAACGGTCGCAATACAACCTGTTTCTAGCTTATTCGAAGGCGCCTTGCGTACTCTCAGTCCTGTCAACTTCTTCAAGGTGGTTATGGGAAAAATTACTAGgggataataataataata gaattGAGACCAGAAGCGTTCAGTATAAATTATCTGCCATGATACTTTGTTGCAAATCGTGCAATTTCGATTGCCAAAGCCCTGAGAAATTCAGGAAGCATCTCTCGAGTTATAAGCATGCACGGCAA GAGTCTGTATACCCTACGTACAAAGAAGTTAACCGTGTTACGGAGACGTGGGGAAGGAACTACGCTGCAGCGCCTGAATATGCGACAGCTAAAATACTGGTGTGGTGGAACATGTTTGACTGTCCTATCCCTGAGGGATATGATGCTCGTCGGGTCCGTCCGAGTTTAGAAGAGGCATTTAAGAAACTAGGCTACTCTGGTCCCGTCTCTATCACTGCCTATGGCGACTTAAACCACACCCCTGAGCACCTCCTCCGAGGGCTCTCTTCCACTGGAGTCAGTCTTGCACATACCATTCTCG ATGTCACGTACAAGCGCATGTATTCAGATTTGCTGGATGGGCAAAAGTCTAATCCTACTCCGACTAATATTATGGTCATATCTGATACAGATACACATCAGGCCTTCTCAACTCCCCTTGTCCGCCTAGTACAAAAGCAGAAGCACAACCTTTTTCTGGCTTATTCATCTAGGCCTTACAAAATGTTTGTCCTGCTCCCTTCTGCCGAGTGGCTCTGGCATAGCTTACTTGAAG TTTCAGAGAAAAGAAAACACGTTCTTCAGAAATGCAGTAGTGAAAGTGAAAGTGATAGGGGTGGTGAATCAAGCGCAATGTTGTATTGCAAAGTGTGCTGTGGTGGCCAAGGTCCTGATTACAAAAGCCTTGACAATTTAAGGACGCATCTCTCTAGTGAAGAACATGCACATGAA GAGTATAGTATTACTTCGTTTGTTCAGTTAAAAATGAAGAATAGGAATCTATCTCTCTTAGCCCAGTACGATCGAGAGCATCGACATCAATGGCGACAG gtaaaaaaatctcaaaacatCAAACATATCAGGAAAGCATTCCGGAcgggttttcttcttcttcttgataatCATTTACGTCGACGTAGAGCTCGAAAATCTCAATCCTGCAGACGTCGTGGCTCTCGACGTAGAGCTCAAAAATCTCCAACCGTGTGGTGA
- the LOC103874338 gene encoding uncharacterized protein LOC103874338 isoform X4, whose protein sequence is MGSMWWGEEAAKGAKIAVWWDMKECPIPEGYDAGRIRPSLEAAFKERGYSGPVSSITAYGDQTQTPVHILHGLLSTGVSVAHTSSESTNYILYRDIVEWRGQNPPPATMMIISNQVVGDLSWDLARLQQRSQYNLFLAYSKAPCVLSVLSTSSRWLWEKLLGDNNNNNNNNNNNNNNNRIETRSVQYKLSAMILCCKSCNFDCQSPEKFRKHLSSYKHARQESVYPTYKEVNRVTETWGRNYAAAPEYATAKILVWWNMFDCPIPEGYDARRVRPSLEEAFKKLGYSGPVSITAYGDLNHTPEHLLRGLSSTGVSLAHTILDVTYKRMYSDLLDGQKSNPTPTNIMVISDTDTHQAFSTPLVRLVQKQKHNLFLAYSSRPYKMFVLLPSAEWLWHSLLEVSEKRKHVLQKCSSESESDRGGESSAMLYCKVCCGGQGPDYKSLDNLRTHLSSEEHAHEYYFVCSVKNEE, encoded by the exons ATGGGATCGATGTGGTGGGGGGAGGAAGCGGCGAAGGGTGCTAAAATAGCAGTGTGGTGGGATATGAAGGAGTGTCCGATTCCGGAGGGTTACGATGCTGGTCGGATCCGACCGAGTTTAGAAGCGGCGTTCAAGGAACGAGGCTACTCTGGTCCAGTCTCCTCCATCACTGCATACGGGGACCAAACACAAACCCCTGTTCACATCCTGCATGGGCTCTTATCCACTGGAGTGTCTGTAGCACACACCAGCTCCG AAAGCACGAACTACATCTTGTATCGGGATATAGTGGAATGGCGAGGTCAGAATCCACCCCCTGCTACAATGATGATCATATCCAATCAGGTGGTAGGTGACTTGTCTTGGGATCTGGCCCGGCTACAACAACGGTCGCAATACAACCTGTTTCTAGCTTATTCGAAGGCGCCTTGCGTACTCTCAGTCCTGTCAACTTCTTCAAGGTGGTTATGGGAAAAATTACTAGgggataataataataataataataataataataataataataataataatagaattGAGACCAGAAGCGTTCAGTATAAATTATCTGCCATGATACTTTGTTGCAAATCGTGCAATTTCGATTGCCAAAGCCCTGAGAAATTCAGGAAGCATCTCTCGAGTTATAAGCATGCACGGCAA GAGTCTGTATACCCTACGTACAAAGAAGTTAACCGTGTTACGGAGACGTGGGGAAGGAACTACGCTGCAGCGCCTGAATATGCGACAGCTAAAATACTGGTGTGGTGGAACATGTTTGACTGTCCTATCCCTGAGGGATATGATGCTCGTCGGGTCCGTCCGAGTTTAGAAGAGGCATTTAAGAAACTAGGCTACTCTGGTCCCGTCTCTATCACTGCCTATGGCGACTTAAACCACACCCCTGAGCACCTCCTCCGAGGGCTCTCTTCCACTGGAGTCAGTCTTGCACATACCATTCTCG ATGTCACGTACAAGCGCATGTATTCAGATTTGCTGGATGGGCAAAAGTCTAATCCTACTCCGACTAATATTATGGTCATATCTGATACAGATACACATCAGGCCTTCTCAACTCCCCTTGTCCGCCTAGTACAAAAGCAGAAGCACAACCTTTTTCTGGCTTATTCATCTAGGCCTTACAAAATGTTTGTCCTGCTCCCTTCTGCCGAGTGGCTCTGGCATAGCTTACTTGAAG TTTCAGAGAAAAGAAAACACGTTCTTCAGAAATGCAGTAGTGAAAGTGAAAGTGATAGGGGTGGTGAATCAAGCGCAATGTTGTATTGCAAAGTGTGCTGTGGTGGCCAAGGTCCTGATTACAAAAGCCTTGACAATTTAAGGACGCATCTCTCTAGTGAAGAACATGCACATGAA TATTACTTCGTTTGTTCAGTTAAAAATGAAGAATAG
- the LOC103874338 gene encoding uncharacterized protein LOC103874338 isoform X1 encodes MGSMWWGEEAAKGAKIAVWWDMKECPIPEGYDAGRIRPSLEAAFKERGYSGPVSSITAYGDQTQTPVHILHGLLSTGVSVAHTSSESTNYILYRDIVEWRGQNPPPATMMIISNQVVGDLSWDLARLQQRSQYNLFLAYSKAPCVLSVLSTSSRWLWEKLLGDNNNNNNNNNNNNNNNRIETRSVQYKLSAMILCCKSCNFDCQSPEKFRKHLSSYKHARQESVYPTYKEVNRVTETWGRNYAAAPEYATAKILVWWNMFDCPIPEGYDARRVRPSLEEAFKKLGYSGPVSITAYGDLNHTPEHLLRGLSSTGVSLAHTILDVTYKRMYSDLLDGQKSNPTPTNIMVISDTDTHQAFSTPLVRLVQKQKHNLFLAYSSRPYKMFVLLPSAEWLWHSLLEVSEKRKHVLQKCSSESESDRGGESSAMLYCKVCCGGQGPDYKSLDNLRTHLSSEEHAHEEYSITSFVQLKMKNRNLSLLAQYDREHRHQWRQVKKSQNIKHIRKAFRTGFLLLLDNHLRRRRARKSQSCRRRGSRRRAQKSPTVW; translated from the exons ATGGGATCGATGTGGTGGGGGGAGGAAGCGGCGAAGGGTGCTAAAATAGCAGTGTGGTGGGATATGAAGGAGTGTCCGATTCCGGAGGGTTACGATGCTGGTCGGATCCGACCGAGTTTAGAAGCGGCGTTCAAGGAACGAGGCTACTCTGGTCCAGTCTCCTCCATCACTGCATACGGGGACCAAACACAAACCCCTGTTCACATCCTGCATGGGCTCTTATCCACTGGAGTGTCTGTAGCACACACCAGCTCCG AAAGCACGAACTACATCTTGTATCGGGATATAGTGGAATGGCGAGGTCAGAATCCACCCCCTGCTACAATGATGATCATATCCAATCAGGTGGTAGGTGACTTGTCTTGGGATCTGGCCCGGCTACAACAACGGTCGCAATACAACCTGTTTCTAGCTTATTCGAAGGCGCCTTGCGTACTCTCAGTCCTGTCAACTTCTTCAAGGTGGTTATGGGAAAAATTACTAGgggataataataataataataataataataataataataataataataatagaattGAGACCAGAAGCGTTCAGTATAAATTATCTGCCATGATACTTTGTTGCAAATCGTGCAATTTCGATTGCCAAAGCCCTGAGAAATTCAGGAAGCATCTCTCGAGTTATAAGCATGCACGGCAA GAGTCTGTATACCCTACGTACAAAGAAGTTAACCGTGTTACGGAGACGTGGGGAAGGAACTACGCTGCAGCGCCTGAATATGCGACAGCTAAAATACTGGTGTGGTGGAACATGTTTGACTGTCCTATCCCTGAGGGATATGATGCTCGTCGGGTCCGTCCGAGTTTAGAAGAGGCATTTAAGAAACTAGGCTACTCTGGTCCCGTCTCTATCACTGCCTATGGCGACTTAAACCACACCCCTGAGCACCTCCTCCGAGGGCTCTCTTCCACTGGAGTCAGTCTTGCACATACCATTCTCG ATGTCACGTACAAGCGCATGTATTCAGATTTGCTGGATGGGCAAAAGTCTAATCCTACTCCGACTAATATTATGGTCATATCTGATACAGATACACATCAGGCCTTCTCAACTCCCCTTGTCCGCCTAGTACAAAAGCAGAAGCACAACCTTTTTCTGGCTTATTCATCTAGGCCTTACAAAATGTTTGTCCTGCTCCCTTCTGCCGAGTGGCTCTGGCATAGCTTACTTGAAG TTTCAGAGAAAAGAAAACACGTTCTTCAGAAATGCAGTAGTGAAAGTGAAAGTGATAGGGGTGGTGAATCAAGCGCAATGTTGTATTGCAAAGTGTGCTGTGGTGGCCAAGGTCCTGATTACAAAAGCCTTGACAATTTAAGGACGCATCTCTCTAGTGAAGAACATGCACATGAA GAGTATAGTATTACTTCGTTTGTTCAGTTAAAAATGAAGAATAGGAATCTATCTCTCTTAGCCCAGTACGATCGAGAGCATCGACATCAATGGCGACAG gtaaaaaaatctcaaaacatCAAACATATCAGGAAAGCATTCCGGAcgggttttcttcttcttcttgataatCATTTACGTCGACGTAGAGCTCGAAAATCTCAATCCTGCAGACGTCGTGGCTCTCGACGTAGAGCTCAAAAATCTCCAACCGTGTGGTGA
- the LOC103874339 gene encoding cytochrome P450 71A14 isoform X2 translates to MEMMLIYVCLAIFLAFLFLKPLFTRTTTTTKLKLPPSPWRLPVIGNLHQLSLHPHRSLHSLSLRSGPLMLLHFGCVPTIVVSSADVAHDLLKTHDLNFSNRPRTRTVEKLFKGTEIAFAPYGEYWRQMKSICVMNLLTNKTIRSFENIRAEEINLLMEKLEKASSSSSPVNLSKFFISFSNDVITRVVLGKKYSTEGGYVVRGSANNFYTIRVDNDRAFETSRVYEETQR, encoded by the exons ATGGAAATGATGTTAATTTATGTTTGCTTGGCCATCTTCTTAGCTTTTCTCTTCCTTAAACCACTATTCACaagaaccaccaccaccaccaagcTTAAGCTACCACCCTCTCCGTGGCGACTTCCGGTCATAGGAAATCTCCACCAGCTCAGCCTCCACCCTCACCGCTCTCTCCATTCCCTCAGCCTTCGCTCTGGGCCACTCATGCTCCTTCACTTTGGTTGCGTCCCTACGATCGTAGTCTCCTCCGCTGATGTAGCTCATGACCTGTTGAAAACACACGATCTAAACTTTTCTAATCGCCCGAGAACAAGAACGGTCGAAAAACTTTTTAAAGGGACAGAAATAGCCTTTGCCCCCTATGGAGAATATTGGAGGCAGATGAAG AGTATTTGCGTTATGAATCTCCTTACCAACAAAACGATTCGATCCTTCGAGAATATAAGAGCAGAAGAGATCAATTTATTAATGGAGAAGCTTGAGAAAGcgagttcttcttcttcaccagtAAACCTAAGCAAGTTCTTCATTAGTTTTTCAAACGATGTTATAACCAGAGTCGTCTTGGGGAAAAAGTATAGCACCGAGGGAG GATATGTTGTTCGGGGCAGCGCCAACAACTTTTACACTATTAGAGTGGACAATGACAGAGCTTTTGAGACATCCAGAGTGTATGAAGAAACTCAAAGATGA
- the LOC103874339 gene encoding cytochrome P450 71A14 isoform X1, with product MEMMLIYVCLAIFLAFLFLKPLFTRTTTTTKLKLPPSPWRLPVIGNLHQLSLHPHRSLHSLSLRSGPLMLLHFGCVPTIVVSSADVAHDLLKTHDLNFSNRPRTRTVEKLFKGTEIAFAPYGEYWRQMKSICVMNLLTNKTIRSFENIRAEEINLLMEKLEKASSSSSPVNLSKFFISFSNDVITRVVLGKKYSTEGGEYISQSVVRKFTEGGEFYNFCSFYLFFLFSFCRICCSGQRQQLLHY from the exons ATGGAAATGATGTTAATTTATGTTTGCTTGGCCATCTTCTTAGCTTTTCTCTTCCTTAAACCACTATTCACaagaaccaccaccaccaccaagcTTAAGCTACCACCCTCTCCGTGGCGACTTCCGGTCATAGGAAATCTCCACCAGCTCAGCCTCCACCCTCACCGCTCTCTCCATTCCCTCAGCCTTCGCTCTGGGCCACTCATGCTCCTTCACTTTGGTTGCGTCCCTACGATCGTAGTCTCCTCCGCTGATGTAGCTCATGACCTGTTGAAAACACACGATCTAAACTTTTCTAATCGCCCGAGAACAAGAACGGTCGAAAAACTTTTTAAAGGGACAGAAATAGCCTTTGCCCCCTATGGAGAATATTGGAGGCAGATGAAG AGTATTTGCGTTATGAATCTCCTTACCAACAAAACGATTCGATCCTTCGAGAATATAAGAGCAGAAGAGATCAATTTATTAATGGAGAAGCTTGAGAAAGcgagttcttcttcttcaccagtAAACCTAAGCAAGTTCTTCATTAGTTTTTCAAACGATGTTATAACCAGAGTCGTCTTGGGGAAAAAGTATAGCACCGAGGGAGGTGAATATATTTCTCAGAGCGTAGTGAGAAAATTCACCGAGGGAGGTGAATTCTAtaatttttgttctttttatcttttttttcttttctctttttgcaGGATATGTTGTTCGGGGCAGCGCCAACAACTTTTACACTATTAG